One part of the Asterias amurensis chromosome 11, ASM3211899v1 genome encodes these proteins:
- the LOC139944173 gene encoding uncharacterized protein C16orf52 homolog A-like, translated as MDKLVIVSGALFFLADVFAVASLANPAWVISDDASNFKIGLTSQCLTIFGRDPVCLAPSLSPEWEATLVFIVLGILCLTVTCSLLALSLKKTSALKYARWAAFTAMILFCTAALIFPVGFYVDEIGGEPYKLPNTVKVGSSYVMFILAIFLTIISELFAGKICLPRL; from the exons ATGGATAAACTTGTGATTGTCTCAggtgctttattttttttagctgATGTTTTTGCGGTGGCAAGTCTCGCAAATCCAGCATGGGTCATTTCTGATGATGCGA GTAATTTCAAGATAGGCCTGACCTCCCAGTGCCTGACTATTTTTGGGCGAGATCCTGTATgtctggcacccagcctctcgCCAGAGTGGGAAGCAACACTAGTCTTCATTGTGCTTGGTATTCTGTGTCTAACAGTCACCTGTAGTCTGTTGGCCTTGTCTCTGAAGAAGACATCAGCCTTAAAGTATGCAAGATGGGCAGCATTTACTGCAA TGATTCTCTTCTGCACAGCAGCACTTATCTTCCCGGTGGGTTTCTATGTGGATGAGATCGGTGGTGAGCCGTACAAGCTCCCCAATACAGTCAAAGTAGGCTCCTCATACGTCATGTTCATCCTGGCCATCTTCCTCACCATCATCTCAGAGTTGTTTGCTGGTAAAATATGTCTACCACGACTTTGA